In the genome of Colletotrichum lupini chromosome 8, complete sequence, one region contains:
- a CDS encoding chaperone DnaJ, which yields MEYGVLDRKSLQKSTFSLDIGALIPPGCSSESRRTIGFHARTTRIPQNHLKPSQIADVKLEVQQLSPFYLPKLPPVPLHSPAPFLLQVPEAVTDFRLSIGPKKKLISSRLSMASKGKEFAGDFTMNASILTKAVAPSRLLSSRISRQSKLKDSVCKRAQIHTVTCTVRPTKPLASRVTSQAPSSKRLAECLPFKAFHATSTNLAPSDPYKTLGVDKSASAGDIKKAYYGLAKKYHPDTNKDAGAKEKFGEIQSAYEILSDPKKKQQFDQYGAAGFDPGGGGGDPFGGAGNPFGGGFGGQGGFGGAGGFNFDDIFSAFTGGQGFGRRGGGGGGGRNPFQQEILVGDNIEVQSSISFMEAAKGTSKTITVTPLTECGTCTGSGLKQGTKRSACKSCNGTGTRVHFMNGGFQMASTCGSCGGTGTTIPRGSECRSCAGNGVVRERKTITVDIPAGIEDGMRLRVDGAGDAPVTGKNAEAGMRTQKGDLYVFVRVATDPKFRRAGSDILYTASIPITTAMLGGEVTVPTLDGQVNVKVATGTNTGDKLTLSGMGMKKLNGRRGGSGDLKVEFRVNMPKYLSANQRTLVEMLANEMGDKTARKIMNVTPQGTQPASPDDSETHKNEGFLKSMWHTLTNHPAHQKPGEDGAAPTEKKTDEKKDESKKDC from the exons ATGGAATATGGAGTTTTGGATCGGAAGAGTCTTCAGAAATCTACATTTAGTCTTGACATTGGCGCCTTAATTCCCCCCGGCTGCTCCTCCGAGTCCCGGCGCACCATTGGCTTTCATGCACGCACAACGCGCATCCCCCAGAA CCACTTAAAGCCATCCCAAATTGCTGACGTGAAGCTTGAGGTGCAGCAGTTGTCCCCATTTTACCTACCCAAATTACCCCCGGTCCCCCTGCACTCACCCGCGCCTTTCTTGCTGCAGGTGCCTGAGGCAGTCACCGACTTTCGGCTTAGCATCGGGCCAAAAAAAAAGTTGATATCATCCCGTCTTTCAATGGCATCGAAGGGCAAAGAATTTGCGGGAGA CTTCACAATGAATGCAAGCATTCTCACCAAGGCAGTGGCACCGAGCCGTCTGCTGTCCAGCCGTATTTCCAGGCAATCCAAGCTCAAGGATTCGGTCTGCAAACGCGCCCAAATCCACACCGTCACTTGTACCGTTAGACCCACGAAGCCTCTAGCTTCCCGGGTGACATCTCAAGCTCCCTCATCCAAACGT CTTGCTGAGTGTTTACCTTTCAAGGCATTCCATGCGACATCCACCAACCTCGCACCGAGCGACCCCTACAAGACCCTGGGTGTTGACAAATCAGCATCTGCGGGCGACATCAAGAAGGCATACTACGGCCTAGCGAAGAAATACCATCCCGACACCAACAAAGATGCCGGAGCCAAGGAGAAGTTTGGCGAGATCCAGAGCGCATACGAAATCCTGTCCGACCCCAAGAAGAAGCAGCAATTCGACCAGTACGGCGCTGCCGGCTTCGAccccggcggcggcggcggcgacccGTTCGGAGGCGCTGGAAACCCATTCGGCGGCGGGTTCGGAGGACAGGGCGGCTTcggcggcgccggcggcTTCAACTTTGACGACATCTTCTCCGCGTTCACGGGCGGCCAGGGCTTCGGAcgccgcggcggcggcggaggaggcggACGGAACCCCTTCCAGCAGGAGATCCTGGTGGGCGACAACATTGAGGTGCAGTCGAGCATATCCTTTATGGAGGCGGCCAAGGGAACGAGCAAGACCATCACGGTGACGCCCCTGACGGAGTGCGGGACGTGTACGGGCAGCGGGCTCAAGCAGGGCACCAAGCGGTCGGCGTGCAAGTCGTGCAATGGGACGGGCACGCGGGTGCATTTCATGAACGGCGGGTTCCAGATGGCGTCGACGTGCGGCAGCTGCGGCGGCACGGGCACGACGATCCCCCGGGGGTCGGAGTGCAGGTCGTGCGCGGGCAACGGCGTCGTGAGGGAGCGCAAGACCATCACGGTCGACATCCCCGCGGGCATCGAGGACGGGATGCGTCTGCGCGTCGACGGCGCGGGCGACGCGCCCGTGACGGGCAAGAACGCCGAGGCGGGCATGCGGACGCAAAAGGGCGACCTCTACGTCTTTGTGCGCGTCGCGACGGATCCCAAGTTCCGCAGGGCCGGGTCGGATATCCTGTACACGGCCAGCATCCCCATCACGACGGCGATGCTCGGCGGCGAGGTCACGGTGCCGACGCTCGACGGGCAGGTCAACGTCAAGGTGGCCACGGGCACCAACACGGGCGACAAGCTGACGCTGTCGGGCATGGGCATGAAGAAGCTCAACGGCAGGCGGGGCGGCTCCGGCGACCTCAAGGTGGAGTTCCGGGTGAATATGCCAAAGTACCTGAGCGCGAACCAGCGTACGCTGGTGGAGATGCTGGCGAACGAGATGGGAGACAAGACGGCGCGGAAGATTATGAACGTCACTCCCCAGGG AACCCAGCCAGCATCCCCTGATGACTCTGAGACTCACAAGAACGAGGGCTTCCTCAAGTCCATGTGGCACACCCTGACGAACCACCCGGCTCACCAGAAGCCTGGTGAGGACGGTGCGGCACCAACGGAGAAGAAGACGGACGAGAAGAAGGACGAGTCCAAGAAGGACTGTTGA
- a CDS encoding BRO1-like domain-containing protein: MTSQEHESASAISAAESNYPTTAGILLHPAASGTTNRVCLSAHQQPSIPNHPSDCDSLSPATSPRFLRAETSSPELASSPSFKMTQSPMISSPLKATNEIDWVTPLKDYIRDTYGDDPERYAEECATLNRLRQDVRGAGKDSTSGRDMLYRYYGQLELLDLRFPVDEQHIKISFTWFDAFTHKSTAQYSLAFEKASIIFNISAVLSCHAAHQTRSEESGLKAAYHSFQASAGMFTYINENFLHAPSSDLSRETVKTLISIMLAQAQEVFLEKQVADQKKVALLAKLSSQAAYLYGQAVEGVQDNFNRAIFEKVWLLMVQVKFNLLSSMSQYYQALADDEAGQHGTAVARLQAAETQGKEASRIAANFPSSVPPSSNLSAETGGLLVEFSKRHLSTVQDKLKEFSKDNDFIYHQTVPAEASLPPVPKLPASKPIPVSELYAGQDIQRITGPDLFSKIVPLAVTESASLYDEEKAKLIRAETERVDTANSEMAASLDYLRLPGALQVLKGGVDQEIMPDEEFRTWCEDVAGHEDPAAIFDILRSDKDIIVNTLDKNTKQLDMEESVCEKMRSKYENEWTQQPSSRLTSTLRSDIRNYREALEEAARSDNQLAAKLRQNEVEFEEMRAAASHGSIESLFQHAVSKVRGKLSNVTSPLGNEPNLLDVDFDEGGPSVVDQIHKVEEIMKKLNLIKRERNQVLKDLKEKVHNDDISEILILNKKSITNYENQLFQSELEKFRPYQNRLLQANHKQSALMKDLTTSFNTLLQDKRVRSEQSKYETVQRQRTSVMNKYKRAYQEFLDLEAGLQGAKTWYAEMKETVQSLEKNVDTFVNNRRSEGAQLLNSIEQERSTRKDAHAELERERLRGLMERMSMEPPVSSPKPASNRPTPSPLNFANNSTPRYPQTNFSGQYQVPQSPPPNQQQYPSFAAPPTSQSYTPQPANTYGQPAYNPSQYGRTPGPTSPPPHQSTFGPTVLRGPASPPPTQTSFNQNQQYGSFPNPQQQQQQMPAGFVPPPPPPGPPPLGPQQTFYGQQDYQQQQQQQQNYPQQNPQSAYPSSAHPRSAQPQQNSDPWAGLNNWK, encoded by the exons ATGACCTCACAGGAACACGAGTCTG CCAGCGCCATCAGCGCCGCCGAGAGCAACTACCCGACCACGGCGGGCATCCTTCTGCATCCAGCAGCCAGCGGCACCACAAACCGGGTCTGCCTCTCTGCCCATCAGCAACCGAGCATAC CAAACCACCCCTCCGACTGCGATTCACTGTCCCCCGCGACATCCCCGCGATTCCTCCGGGCCGAAACCTCGTCTCCGGAGCTGGCCTCGTCGCCCTCTTTCAAAATGACGCAGTCGCCCATGATCTCCTCGCCTCTCAAGGCCACAAACGAAATCGACTGGGTCACTCCCCTGAAGGACTACATCAGAGATACATACGGCGATGATCCTGAACGCTATGCCGAGGAGTGCGCCACCCTCAATCGTCTGCGACAGGACGTGAGGGGCGCCGGCAAGGACAGCACCTCCGGTCGCGATATGCTCTACAGATACTACGGCCAGCTCGAGCTTCTCGACTTGCGCTTTCCTGTCGATGAGCAACACATCAAGATCTCCTTCACCTG GTTTGACGCCTTTACACATAAATCGACGGCCCAATATTCGCTCGCCTTCGAAAAGGCTTCCATAATATTCAACATCTCCGCCGTCCTATCGTGTCACGCCGCCCATCAAACAAGATCCGAGGAGTCAGGCCTCAAGGCCGCGTACCACTCTTTCCAAGCCTCCGCCGGCATGTTCACTTACATTAACGAGAACTTTCTCCACGCACCTTCGTCCGACCTTAGCCGCGAAACCGTCAAAACTCTCATTTCAATCATGTTGGCACAGGCTCAAGAGGTTTTCCTAGAGAAGCAAGTGGCGGATCAGAAGAAGGTGGCCTTGCTAGCCAAGCTCTCCAGCCAGGCAGCGTACTTGTACGGGCAAGCTGTTGAGGGTGTCCAGGACAACTTCAATAGGGCCATATTCGAGAAAGTCTGGCTTCTCATGGTTCAG GTCAAATTCAACCTCCTGAGCTCCATGTCGCAGTACTACCAGGCCCTCGCCGATGACGAAGCTGGTCAGCATGGAACTGCTGTCGCGAGACTTCAAGCTGCAGAAACCCAGGGCAAGGAGGCAAGCCGCATCGCTGCCAATTTCCCAAGCTCAGTACCCCCGAGCTCGAATCTCAGCGCCGAGACTGGTGGGCTTTTGGTCGAGTTTAGTAAACGGCACTTGTCGACTGTTCAGGACAAACTCAAAGAGTTCAGCAAGGATAACGATTTCATCTACCATCAAACCGTACCCGCGGAGGCCAGTCTTCCACCCGTCCCGAAGCTTCCTGCGTCAAAACCAATCCCTGTCAGCGAGCTCTACGCCGGCCAAGATATCCAGCGCATTACTGGACCCGACCTTTTCTCCAAGATTGTGCCCCTGGCTGTGACGGAATCGGCCAGTCTTTACGATGAGGAGAAGGCCAAGTTGATCAGAGCTGAGACGGAACGAGTGGACACGGCGAACAGCGAAATGGCAGCAAGTCTGGACTACTTGAGACTTCCCGGCGCTCTGCAGGTTCTCAAAGGTGGCGTCGATCAAGAAATCATGCCAGATGAAGAGTTCAGGACTTGGTGTGAGGATGTTGCGGGGCATGAAGATCCCGCCGCCATTTTCGATATCTTGAGATCCGACAAGGATATCATTGTGAACACACTGGATAAGAACACGAAACAACTGGATATGGAAGAAAGTGTGTGCGAGAAGATGCGATCCAAATACGAGAACGAATGGACCCAGCAACCGAGTTCGAGATTAACATCGACTCTGCGAAGCGATATCAGGAACTACCGAGAAGCGTTGGAAGAGGCAGCGAGAAGCGACAATCAACTAGCGGCAAAATTACGGCAAAATGAAGTCGAATTCGAGGAGATGAGGGCGGCAGCCTCCCACGGAAGTATCGAGTCCCTGTTTCAACATGCCGTCAGCAAGGTGCGCGGAAAATTGAGCAATGTTACGAGTCCTTTGGGCAACGAGCCAAACCTGCTGGATGTCGACTTTGACGAAGGGGGCCCGAGTGTCGTTGACCAAATCCACAAAGTGGAAGAGATCATGAAGAAGTTGAACCTGATCAAAAGAGAACGCAATCAAGTGTTGAAAGACCTCAAGGAAAAG GTTCACAACGACGACATCTCGGAAATTCTGATTTTGAACAAAAAGTCAATAACCAATTACGAGAACCAACTCTTCCAGTCAGAGTTGGAAAAGTTCCGGCCATACCAGAACAGATTGCTACAGGCAAATCACAAGCAGTCCGCCTTGATGAAGGACTTGACAACCAGCTTCAACACACTGCTGCAGGACAAGCGGGTCCGTTCGGAGCAGAGCAAGTACGAGACAGTGCAACGCCAAAGGACATCGGTCATGAACAAGTACAAGCGGGCGTATCAGGAGTTCCTCGACCTGGAGGCTGGTCTTCAAGGTGCCAAGACTTGGTATGCTGAGATGAAGGAGACCGTACAAAGCCTTGAGAAGAACGTCGATACGTTCGTCAACAACAGGCGGTCTGAGGGGGCTCAACTCCTCAACAGCATTGAGCAGGAGCGGTCGACTCGTAAAGACGCACATGCTGAGCTGGAGCGCGAGCGTCTGAGGGGTTTGATGGAGCGTATGTCCATGGAGCCTCCTGTGTCGTCACCCAAGCCCGCCTCGAACCGGCCAACGCCGTCGCCTTTGAACTTCGCCAACAACTCGACTCCGCGATACCCCCAGACCAACTTTTCGGGTCAGTACCAAGTCCCTCAGTCTCCGCCTCCGAACCAGCAGCAATACCCGAGCTTCGCCGCCCCTCCCACCTCGCAATCTTACACGCCTCAGCCGGCGAATACATACGGCCAGCCAGCATACAATCCGAGTCAGTACGGCCGCACTCCCGGCCCAACATCACCGCCTCCCCACCAGTCCACTTTTGGCCCAACTGTCTTGCGAGGCCCGGCTTCGCCCCCGCCAACGCAGACCTCATTCAATCAGAACCAGCAGTACGGCAGTTTCCCTAACCCacagcaacaacagcaacaaaTGCCTGCCGGGTTCGTtccgccgcctccgcctcctGGTCCTCCGCCATTGGGCCCTCAGCAGACTTTCTACGGCCAGCAGGATTAccaacagcagcaacagcaacaacaaAACTATCCGCAGCAAAACCCACAAAGTGCCTACCCTTCTAGTGCGCACCCGCGGTCAGCTCAGCCTCAACAGAACAGTGATCCTTGGGCGGGATTGAACAACTGGAAATAA
- a CDS encoding FMN-dependent dehydrogenase, whose translation MDEKSVLRNRERSFYKLDLTKNLPPGTDSISQFEAHPRQPRPPAEPRRPVPEWPPEAERKGKWISAYLDQLDPETEYDRIIQTSTFFTGSSFAIAMGYTSTLILLTQTPAGASAVHSTGKLFRRGHQRFYETQDRLLDWMWYGSASPQAVEGIERVNKIHAGVWKNAPGTFSHPWEGQMSLIGSAYFETYLRDLVGARVGDIHPKLAAAWPAWAERACAHFRSEPEDGSRSFGVNFPRDWKELEAFHKWYRELPFDKYLQWFGRQLFLTIVPPKVREQQRIGHPNPLVAKLAKLLLKIQIDLADIMPDPARPILRDEYHTIKSWEWYKIDAQVVEKRRKQASLIRTLLLGVLLILLAIVLMRGWAVGGIEVEEMSRWRIHTCVVEIKKGHPAPSFGSVAASIRISSGFQAEKIAVGVAVAGMLPTTNAWVCDGAWVGTDCLSGIARDGDRHYPVEKDLPLCRPLPRIFQLVDKFPSSFSSLRPEQRQQSQRTAGNMGLKGDDIAKHNSADSCWVIVHGKAYDVTDFLPEHPGGSKIILKYAGKDATEEFDPIHPPDTLDKYLEQSKHLGPVDMTSVVAEEKEEDPEEIERLERVEQKPLLSQCYNLMDFEAVARRVMKKTAWGYYSSAADDEITLRENHGAFHRIWFRPQILVDVEKVDFTTTMLGAKVDMPFYVTATALGKLGHPEGEVLLTRASRKHNVIQMIPTLASCSFDELMDAAEGDQVQWMQLYVNKDREITKKIVQHAEARGCKGLFITVDAPQLGRREKDMRSKFTDPGANVQSGQATDQSQGAARAISSFIDPALSWKDIPWFKSITNMPIILKGVQRVEDVIKAIEAGVQGVVLSNHGGRQLDFARSGIEVLAETMPVLRRMGLENAIEIYIDGGVRRATDIIKALCLGAKGVGIGRPFLYAMAGYGFDGADRAMQLLRDEMEMNMRLIGCTSIDQLNPSLIDTRSLFNHGSTPSDNLMGAVYDPLATPVQRPKAPKPSKL comes from the exons ATGGATGAGAAATCCGTTTTGAGAAATCGCGAGAGGAGCTTCTACAAGCTTGATCTCACCAAGAATCTCCCTCCAGGAACCGATAGCATAAGTCAATTTGAAGCGCATCCACGACAACCAAGGCCACCGGCAGAACCCAGAAGGCCGGTCCCAGAATGGCCACCGGAGGCAGAGAGGAAAGGGAAGTGGATATCGGCGTATCTTGACCAG CTCGACCCAGAAACCGAGTACGACCGCATCATCCAGACCTCGACCTTCTTCACCGGCTCCAGCTTCGCCATCGCCATGGGCTACACCTCGACCCTCATCCTCTTGACGCAGACGCCGGCGGGCGCCTCAGCAGTCCACAGCACGGGCAAGCTCTTCCGCCGCGGCCATCAGCGCTTCTACGAGACGCAGGACCGGCTCCTCGACTGGATGTGGTACGGTAGCGCCTCCCCGCAGGCCGTCGAGGGCATCGAGAGGGTCAATAAGATACACGCCGGTGTGTGGAAGAATGCGCCGGGGACGTTCAGCCACCCCTGGGAGGGCCAGATGTCACTCATCGGGTCGGCGTACTTTGAGACGTACCTGAGGGACCTCGTCGGGGCGAGGGTCGGGGACATACACCCCAAGCTGGCGGCGGCGTGGCCGGCGTGGGCCGAGAGGGCGTGTGCGCACTTTCGGTCGGAGCCAGAGGACGGGTCGAGGAGCTTTGGGGTGAATTTCCCGAGGGACTGGAAGGAACTTGAGGCTTTTCACAAGTGGTATCGGGAGCTGCCGTTTGATAA GTATCTCCAATGGTTCGGCCGACAGCTGTTCCTCACCATCGTACCACCCAAGGTCCGAGAACAACAGCGCATCGGGCACCCTAACCCTTTGGTAGCCAAGCTTGCCAAACTTCTCCTCAAGATACAAATCGACCTGGCTGACATCATGCCGGACCCCGCGAGGCCCATCTTGAGGGACGAGTACCATACGATCAAGAGTTGGGAATGGTACAAGATAGATGCTCAAGTGGTTGAGAAGCGGAGAAAGCAGGCGTCGCTGATCAGGACCTTACTCCTGGGGGTGCTACTGATACTTCTTGCGATTGTCCTTATGAGGGGCTGGGCAGTGGGAG GGATTGAAGTTGAGGAGATGTCGAGA TGGCGCATACACACGTGTGTAGTTGAGATAAAGAAGGGCCATCCCGCACCCTCCTTCGGAAGTGTAGCCGCGAGTATCCGTATCAGCAGCGGGTTCCAAGCCGAAAAGATTGCGGTCGGCGTTGCTGTCGCTGGCATGCTGCCCACGACGAACGCGTGGGTGTGCGACGGTGCGTGGGTGGGCACGGATTGCCTTTCGGGGATAGCCCGGGATGGAGACCG ACACTACCCCGTGGAGAAAGATCTACCTCTTTGTCGGCCTTTACCCCGGATTTTCCAACTTGTCGATAAATTTCCAAGTTCCTTTTCTTCCCTTCGTCCGGAACAACGACAACAATCGCAACGAACAGCAGGCAACATGGGCTTGAAGGGTGACGATATCGCGAAGCACAACAGTGCCGACTCTTGCTGGGTCATTGTTCAC GGCAAAGCTTACGATGTGACGGACTTCTTGCCTG AGCACCCCGGTGGCTCAAAAATCATCCTCAAGTACGCCGGCAAAGATGCGACGGAAGAGTTCGACCCCATCCACCCGCCCGACACCCTCGACAAGTACCTCGAGCAGTCCAAGCATCTTGGCCCCGTCGACATGACCTCTGTAGTGGCTGAGGAGAAGGAAGAGGATCCCGAAGAGATTGAGCGCTTGGAGAGGGTTGAGCAGAAGCCACTGTTGTCCCAATGTTACAACCTGATGGATTTCGAGGCCGTAGCGCGCAGAGTCATGAAGAAGACGGCTTGGGGATACTACTCGAGTGCAGCCGACGACGAAATC ACATTGCGCGAAAACCATGGTGCCTTCCACAGAATCTGGTTTCGGCCGCAGATTCTTGTCGACGTCGAAAAGGTAGActtcaccaccaccatgCTCGGCGCAAAGGTCGACATGCCCTTCTACGTCACCGCCACCGCCCTCGGCAAGCTGGGCCACCCCGAGGGCGAGGTCCTCCTCACCCGCGCCTCCCGCAAGCACAACGTCATCCAAATGATCCCGACGTTGGCCTCGTGCTCCTTTGACGAGCTCATGGACGCCGCCGAGGGCGACCAGGTGCAGTGGATGCAGCTCTACGTCAACAAGGACCGCGAGATCACAAAGAAGATTGTGCAGCACGCCGAGGCGCGCGGCTGCAAGGGCCTCTTCATCACCGTCGACGCGCCACAGCTGGGTCGTCGCGAGAAGGATATGCGGTCCAAGTTCACCGACCCGGGCGCCAACGTGCAGTCGGGCCAGGCGACGGATCAGAGCCAGGGTGCTGCTCGCGCCATTTCGTCTTTTATCGACCCGGCCCTGTCGTGGAAGGATATCCCCTGGTTCAAGTCCATCACCAACATGCCCATCATCCTGAAGGGTGTGCAGCGTGTTGAGGACGTCATCAAGGCTATCGAGGCCGGTGTCCAGGGTGTTGTGCTCTCCAACCACGGTGGTCGCCAGCTCGACTTTGCCCGGTCCGGCATTGAGGTCCTCGCCGAGACGATGCCGGTGCTTCGCCGCATGGGCTTGGAGAACGCGATTGAGATCTACATTGACGGCGGTGTCCGTCGTGCTACCGATATAATCAAGGCGCTGTGCCTCGGTGCCAAGGGTGTCGGTATCGGCAGACCTTTCCTGTACGCCATGGCCGGCTACGGCTTCGACGGTGCCGATCGCGCTATGCAGCTGCTCCGCGACGAGATGGAGATGAACATGCGTCTTATTGGTTGCACGAGCATCGATCAGCTCAACCCGTCGCTTATCGATACGCGGAGTCTGTTCAACCACGGATCTACGCCGTCTGACAACCTTATGGGTGCTGTGTACGACCCGTTGGCGACGCCGGTTCAGAGACCCAAGGCGCCCAAGCCGTCAAAGTTGTAG
- a CDS encoding phosphatidylserine decarboxylase — translation MPGVYIKKNGRVPHESLARRIGGWLPSNPHRIQKHVREVLKRANAAKLPTVPPIVDLQNLLNNSAVVRMLFTEMLTEVPAKYTTYPGGAPNAEIRTLDDLVAALNYQIQSPIQWNDSVQIGTPINGLLDWPMATEAGFAAFLRDDVNSVFQEMLNYWGTFLKSSASAVTITTATNGWLSPQAQASGGLMNFLNTYQAPDPQNPTTYGFTSWDQFFTRQFLPGLRPLASPNDDNVVVSATESTPFEIQRNVQLQDTFWVKNQDQRTNYSLADMLGGADVAQQFVGGTVYQAFLSADSYHKWHAPVSGKYLGAPKIINGTYYSEPIMWSFHNDQGQSDPDPASDELSQSYISAVAKRGVALIQADNPAIGVMAVVMIGMAEVSSVDFFDVPDGSFKKGDPIGCFHFGGSTHCLIFGPNVKIDFAADADPVANIMTPGPPVKVLSQLATVTPSN, via the coding sequence ATGCCTGGAGTCTACATCAAGAAGAATGGCCGCGTGCCTCACGAGTCCTTGGCTCGTCGCATTGGCGGGTGGCTACCGTCAAACCCCCATCGGATTCAGAAACATGTCCGAGAGGTGCTCAAGAGAGCGAATGCCGCAAAGTTGCCCACCGTCCCTCCTATTGTCGACCTTCAGAATCTTCTGAACAACAGCGCCGTCGTCCGTATGCTCTTTACCGAGATGCTCACCGAGGTCCCGGCCAAGTACACGACTTACCCCGGAGGCGCACCCAACGCCGAGATCAGAACTCTCGACGATCTCGTTGCTGCTCTCAATTACCAGATTCAAAGCCCCATTCAATGGAACGATTCGGTTCAGATCGGCACTCCGATCAACGGCCTCCTGGACTGGCCCATGGCAACCGAAGCCGGCTTCGCGGCTTTTCTCCGAGACGACGTCAACAGTGTCTTCCAGGAAATGCTGAACTACTGGGGGACTTTCCTCAAGAGCTCGGCTTCCGCCGTGACGATCACGACGGCAACGAACGGCTGGCTATCGCCGCAGGCACAGGCTTCAGGCGGCCTGATGAACTTCCTCAACACGTACCAGGCCCCTGACCCCCAGAACCCCACCACCTACGGCTTCACATCGTGGGACCAGTTCTTTACCCGCCAGTTCCTGCCCGGTCTGCGACCGCTAGCCTCGCCTAATGACGACAACGTCGTCGTCAGCGCAACCGAGTCGACGCCCTTTGAGATTCAGCGCAATGTCCAGCTTCAGGACACCTTCTGGGTCAAAAACCAGGACCAGCGCACCAACTACAGCCTCGCCGACATGCTGGGCGGCGCCGACGTCGCGCAGCAGTTCGTCGGCGGCACGGTCTACCAGGCCTTCCTGAGCGCGGACAGCTACCACAAATGGCACGCCCCCGTCTCTGGCAAGTACCTCGGCGCGCCCAAGATCATCAACGGGACGTACTACTCGGAGCCCATCATGTGGAGCTTCCACAACGACCAGGGCCAGTCCGACCCGGACCCGGCCTCCGACGAGCTCTCGCAGAGCTACATCTCCGCGGTCGCCAAGCGCGGCGTGGCCCTCATCCAGGCCGACAACCCGGCGATCGGCGTCATGGCGGTCGTCATGATCGGCATGGCCGAGGTCTCGTCGGTGGACTTCTTCGACGTGCCCGACGGCTCCTTCAAGAAGGGCGATCCGATCGGCTGCTTCCACTTTGGCGGGTCCACGCACTGCTTGATCTTCGGGCCCAACGTCAAGATTGACTTTGCTGCAGATGCCGACCCGGTTGCGAACATCATGACTCCGGGCCCGCCTGTGAAGGTTCTGAGCCAGCTTGCTACTGTTACGCCTTCGAACTGA